In the genome of Treponema pedis, one region contains:
- a CDS encoding helix-turn-helix domain-containing protein, producing MSDINFLEVYNRINILAKDNNITLSDLKEIGINPQIFTRMKADPPSIPSADKIYQIAKYFNTSVEYLLTGKKYDNITLIPEEENLLNNYKRLERLDQKTADAIRKTVQQLAEGPKENSSESNTSIGAGVALAGIGAAIGIIAALLAANRDK from the coding sequence ATGAGTGATATTAATTTTTTAGAGGTTTATAATCGCATCAATATATTAGCAAAAGATAATAACATCACATTAAGCGATTTAAAAGAGATAGGAATCAACCCGCAAATATTTACACGTATGAAAGCAGACCCTCCATCAATTCCTAGTGCCGATAAAATATATCAAATAGCGAAATATTTTAATACTTCAGTAGAATATCTATTGACAGGAAAAAAATATGACAATATTACATTAATACCTGAAGAAGAAAACCTGCTTAATAATTATAAAAGGTTAGAACGATTAGATCAGAAAACTGCAGATGCAATACGTAAAACTGTACAACAACTTGCTGAAGGACCAAAGGAAAATAGTTCTGAATCAAATACAAGTATAGGAGCAGGTGTTGCATTAGCAGGAATAGGAGCTGCTATTGGTATTATAGCAGCCTTGCTTGCCGCAAATAGAGATAAATAG
- a CDS encoding DUF5312 family protein codes for MERTLSTFDQLVKSLSKEETKSLLDSISAGMQNFVPETSDSEQENSDSLFLRQTPAMRLSDEPFFIRLWISLRSFLRSIPIETLHNEELLRRLGKTLRRTAGNYIVIGRNIYIKDFYDSLKSLRKTQLFFSSMLSSYDSFKSSFYMLLSSFIAPATYEKLIKETDPFSVKIGSEVSGAVRTNFLRKIDAAFSNLTDEEKSEMYRTAQALEWMRSFCDLQLDKTLLRFSIISKSEVISPTLTVQPEMEILSSVLSSKKNIPQNLLQVLFLMQSQEKMPDDEIKLKTETDDFIKQAVEALSNIKTFINEVPLLDMVRYVKKDINWLPYKIEGGEDWFIYFKQSWYERFNQKWSTWSYEQKKYDIKIQMISLLKVDDLNTLRFYPWKNLWVNCSFKKELQFLFLKTFFSSFYYEKLSPSLKIILVEGNFARIENLNEYTTAYNVLEHRKGEFDAYENRLSPIGDIGTAFAKIRNEKSATLKNKNQIESLMRTIESEARQLMVTTLEAIKSIDNVLSGIIGGGKSNLYATLINWSALSGTNGGKFHDEIIYAKESLHKVIDLFSLAEKLETEAK; via the coding sequence ATGGAACGTACACTTTCGACATTTGATCAATTAGTAAAGTCCTTATCAAAAGAAGAAACAAAAAGTTTGCTTGACAGTATAAGTGCCGGTATGCAGAATTTTGTGCCGGAAACTTCTGATAGTGAGCAGGAGAATTCGGATTCTTTATTTTTACGGCAAACTCCTGCAATGAGACTTTCCGATGAACCGTTTTTTATCCGTTTATGGATTTCTTTGAGGTCATTTTTACGTTCAATTCCTATAGAAACATTACATAACGAAGAACTGTTAAGACGTTTAGGTAAGACCTTAAGACGTACGGCCGGTAATTATATAGTTATAGGCAGAAATATTTATATAAAAGATTTTTATGACAGTCTTAAAAGTTTACGGAAAACACAATTGTTTTTTTCGTCAATGCTTTCTTCTTACGATTCTTTTAAAAGCTCATTTTATATGCTTTTAAGTTCGTTTATAGCCCCTGCAACTTACGAAAAGCTTATAAAAGAAACCGACCCTTTTTCGGTAAAAATAGGTTCTGAAGTTTCAGGCGCCGTGCGTACGAATTTTTTGCGTAAAATCGATGCCGCTTTTTCCAATTTAACCGATGAAGAAAAATCGGAAATGTACAGAACCGCTCAAGCTCTTGAATGGATGCGCTCTTTTTGTGATTTACAATTGGATAAAACTTTGCTTAGGTTTTCGATTATCTCGAAATCGGAAGTAATAAGCCCGACCCTTACCGTACAGCCTGAAATGGAAATCCTGTCATCGGTTTTGTCTTCTAAAAAAAATATTCCGCAAAATTTATTGCAAGTTTTGTTTTTAATGCAATCGCAGGAAAAAATGCCCGATGATGAAATAAAACTGAAAACCGAAACGGATGATTTTATAAAACAGGCAGTAGAAGCTCTTTCAAATATAAAAACATTTATCAATGAAGTTCCCTTACTTGATATGGTTCGTTATGTAAAAAAAGATATAAATTGGCTGCCTTATAAAATAGAAGGCGGAGAGGATTGGTTTATATATTTTAAACAGTCGTGGTATGAAAGATTTAATCAAAAGTGGTCTACGTGGTCTTACGAACAAAAAAAATATGATATTAAAATTCAAATGATAAGTTTGTTAAAAGTTGATGACCTTAATACCCTGCGCTTTTATCCGTGGAAAAATTTATGGGTAAATTGCAGTTTTAAAAAGGAATTACAGTTTTTATTTTTAAAAACTTTTTTTTCATCTTTTTATTACGAAAAACTTTCTCCTTCTCTTAAAATTATTTTAGTTGAAGGAAATTTTGCCCGTATAGAAAATTTAAACGAATATACTACTGCATATAATGTTTTGGAACACAGAAAAGGCGAATTCGATGCTTATGAAAACCGCCTTTCTCCCATAGGAGATATAGGAACCGCTTTTGCCAAAATCAGGAATGAAAAATCGGCAACACTTAAAAATAAAAATCAAATAGAATCTTTGATGCGTACTATAGAAAGCGAAGCAAGGCAATTGATGGTAACAACGCTTGAAGCTATAAAATCGATAGATAATGTTTTATCCGGTATTATAGGAGGAGGGAAGTCCAATCTTTATGCAACTCTTATAAACTGGTCTGCATTATCCGGTACAAACGGCGGTAAATTTCATGACGAAATTATTTATGCAAAAGAAAGTTTGCATAAGGTTATTGATTTATTTTCTCTCGCCGAAAAACTTGAAACCGAAGCTAAATAA
- a CDS encoding YggT family protein yields MLSSILYTCGIAVKIYSYLCIAYIFLSWLGGNSSGGFLSELCEPYLSKFRRFRFTQIGSVDFSPVLGLGILSLISHIFFQLSATKTISVAAILLSLVGILWSFFSFLLNFFIILLIIRLILDCIPEYRSGNLTNMLDRFLAPVFIKVYELSGRKFMTVRKQIVICLIAVTVTRILLGMFVGSAMTLFNSIKII; encoded by the coding sequence ATGCTTTCTTCAATTTTATATACATGCGGAATTGCCGTAAAAATTTATTCTTATCTTTGCATTGCATATATTTTTCTTTCTTGGCTGGGAGGTAATTCCAGCGGAGGCTTTTTAAGTGAACTTTGCGAACCTTATTTAAGCAAATTCAGACGTTTCCGCTTTACACAAATCGGCAGCGTAGACTTTTCACCCGTTTTAGGGTTGGGTATCTTATCTCTTATTTCCCATATTTTTTTTCAGCTTTCCGCAACAAAAACAATTTCGGTCGCTGCAATTTTATTAAGTTTAGTAGGAATACTTTGGTCGTTTTTTTCGTTTTTGCTTAATTTTTTTATTATACTTTTAATCATACGTTTAATTTTAGACTGTATACCCGAATACCGAAGCGGGAATTTAACAAATATGCTGGATAGATTTTTAGCTCCTGTTTTTATAAAAGTATATGAATTGTCGGGAAGAAAATTTATGACTGTAAGAAAGCAAATAGTTATATGTTTAATAGCCGTTACAGTTACAAGGATTCTTTTAGGAATGTTTGTAGGTTCGGCTATGACCTTATTTAATTCGATTAAGATTATATAA
- a CDS encoding putative signal transducing protein, with translation MQLLLIIIGGICSALFLYRSWHKNTEGIKLSDGTSETPDALNGMIEMQEYFFSEIQKGKKAVKFMHLFYQQDIMMIQSIFQSNGIPYKIENNHLPSVLTGYCVYGFNHADFYILRENYDEALNIVKEYAERKKSFENSKNPAKKIGDLITIITAAGYIPDKDETSGIVIFKPED, from the coding sequence ATGCAGCTATTACTTATAATTATAGGCGGAATTTGTTCAGCTTTATTTTTATACCGTTCTTGGCATAAAAATACTGAAGGCATAAAACTTTCGGACGGCACAAGCGAGACTCCCGATGCTCTTAACGGAATGATTGAAATGCAGGAATATTTTTTTTCCGAAATTCAAAAAGGGAAAAAAGCGGTAAAGTTTATGCATTTATTTTATCAACAAGATATTATGATGATACAATCCATATTTCAAAGCAACGGTATTCCATATAAAATCGAAAACAATCATCTTCCTTCCGTACTTACAGGTTACTGTGTATACGGATTTAACCATGCCGATTTTTATATCTTACGGGAAAACTATGATGAAGCCTTAAACATAGTCAAGGAATATGCCGAACGGAAAAAATCGTTTGAAAATTCAAAAAATCCTGCAAAAAAAATAGGCGATTTAATTACAATTATTACGGCTGCCGGTTATATTCCGGATAAAGATGAAACTTCGGGAATTGTCATCTTTAAACCGGAAGATTAA
- a CDS encoding FAD-binding oxidoreductase: MKKLLKNAVLCKIKNAGDAAREGKAGPLLATVSGVLSTKPDLIRYADERLGFAVVTTKSFQIEPNEGNREPIICEPELGCFGNSVGLKNPGMKESLKALTALKSSFDMKAILNVSLSASSPEDFITLIQGFELVADCMELNFSCPHAAAGYGASIGCDKNIAADYVRQIKKAVPECSVPIFIKLTPNVENIGEIAAAVIAEGADGITAINTAGPKIYIEPDSGKPILQNKLGGKGGMSGSWIFLRAVECISEIRKAVGPEIPIIGMGGVASGAQAAELLRAGADIVGIGSACGMLEQDDLKPFFDNLVSDALSFINGKEKDSTSIFLRKNKALAYSPFKIIQKEKVSEDIIIFVLDGSCKFEAGQFVFLWLPGIGEKPFSLAETNPMSLIIKRRGVFTEAMFKLKEGETVYMRGPYGKGVQLAKTKNALLVAGGTGIAVLPSLAEKLKEQGTNIFTYIGTSEDTGGGSLNSIEQKLVSYGNYKCVADNGCPARVLQSLEKDFSENKISEIKELTCYLVGPMIFMRKAAELLLACGVIGERIFLSLEMNTMCGIGICGECACGNILTCKKGTFVRFDEIYRTAELKKL, from the coding sequence ATGAAAAAACTTTTAAAAAATGCCGTGCTGTGCAAAATAAAAAATGCCGGAGATGCGGCGCGTGAAGGTAAGGCCGGTCCGCTGCTTGCAACGGTTTCAGGGGTGCTTTCTACAAAACCCGATTTAATCAGATACGCCGATGAACGGTTGGGCTTTGCAGTTGTTACAACTAAGAGTTTCCAAATTGAGCCGAATGAAGGGAATAGAGAGCCTATAATTTGCGAACCCGAGTTAGGCTGCTTCGGTAATTCCGTAGGTTTAAAAAATCCCGGAATGAAAGAGTCTTTAAAAGCCCTTACCGCACTTAAGAGTTCATTTGACATGAAGGCAATTTTAAACGTTTCTCTTTCCGCTTCTTCCCCTGAAGATTTTATAACACTGATACAAGGGTTTGAACTTGTTGCGGATTGTATGGAGCTTAATTTTTCGTGTCCGCATGCAGCTGCGGGATACGGGGCTTCCATAGGCTGTGATAAAAATATTGCTGCCGATTATGTAAGGCAAATTAAAAAAGCCGTTCCCGAATGTTCCGTTCCGATTTTTATTAAACTTACTCCCAATGTGGAAAACATCGGAGAAATTGCAGCTGCCGTTATTGCCGAAGGTGCTGACGGAATAACCGCGATTAATACTGCCGGCCCTAAAATTTATATTGAACCCGACTCCGGGAAACCGATTTTGCAAAATAAACTCGGAGGTAAAGGCGGTATGAGCGGTTCTTGGATTTTTTTGCGGGCTGTTGAATGTATAAGTGAAATCCGCAAAGCCGTAGGGCCGGAGATTCCCATTATAGGAATGGGCGGTGTTGCAAGCGGGGCACAGGCGGCGGAACTGCTTAGGGCCGGAGCGGATATTGTAGGGATAGGTTCCGCTTGCGGAATGCTTGAACAGGACGATTTAAAACCTTTTTTTGACAATTTGGTTTCGGACGCTTTAAGTTTTATAAACGGTAAAGAAAAAGATTCAACTTCAATTTTTTTGCGGAAAAATAAGGCGCTCGCTTATAGCCCGTTTAAGATTATTCAAAAAGAAAAAGTAAGTGAAGATATAATAATTTTTGTCCTTGACGGAAGCTGTAAATTTGAAGCAGGACAGTTTGTTTTTTTATGGCTTCCCGGAATAGGTGAAAAACCTTTTTCTCTTGCAGAAACAAATCCTATGAGCTTAATTATAAAGCGGCGTGGCGTTTTTACCGAAGCTATGTTTAAACTTAAAGAAGGCGAAACCGTTTATATGCGCGGGCCCTACGGAAAGGGGGTGCAGCTTGCAAAGACAAAAAATGCCTTATTGGTTGCAGGCGGTACGGGAATTGCCGTTTTGCCGAGTCTTGCGGAAAAATTAAAGGAACAGGGTACAAATATTTTTACATATATCGGAACTTCCGAAGATACCGGAGGAGGGTCTCTTAATAGTATTGAACAAAAACTTGTCTCTTACGGAAATTATAAATGTGTAGCCGATAACGGGTGTCCTGCACGTGTTTTACAAAGTCTTGAAAAAGATTTTTCCGAAAATAAAATATCTGAAATTAAGGAGCTCACTTGTTATCTCGTAGGCCCGATGATTTTTATGCGCAAAGCCGCAGAACTTCTTTTAGCTTGCGGTGTAATAGGGGAGCGAATATTTTTATCGCTTGAAATGAACACAATGTGCGGCATAGGTATTTGCGGCGAATGCGCGTGCGGAAATATCCTTACATGTAAAAAAGGAACCTTTGTGCGATTTGACGAAATTTACCGAACTGCGGAGTTAAAGAAACTTTAA
- a CDS encoding TIGR03943 family putative permease subunit, protein MDDDSFGRWLPELYLNLDSWTDKKIKIEGAVWKNSEILGEKEFAIGRMMMVCCAADMQPAGLIANWQEADSLSDDDWVRITGTISKIEYEGSFEPLILVEKAEKIKRPILEYVYPF, encoded by the coding sequence ATGGACGATGATTCTTTCGGACGCTGGCTGCCAGAGCTTTATTTAAATTTGGATTCTTGGACGGATAAAAAAATAAAAATAGAAGGCGCAGTTTGGAAAAATTCGGAAATACTCGGAGAAAAAGAATTCGCAATCGGAAGAATGATGATGGTGTGCTGTGCGGCGGATATGCAGCCTGCAGGCCTTATTGCAAATTGGCAAGAGGCCGACTCTCTCTCCGATGACGATTGGGTACGCATTACGGGCACAATTTCCAAAATAGAATATGAAGGGTCTTTTGAGCCCCTGATACTTGTAGAAAAAGCGGAAAAAATCAAACGTCCGATATTGGAATATGTCTATCCGTTTTAA
- a CDS encoding DUF1980 domain-containing protein, which translates to MNKKRLCFNNISFEQIVQGIILFAFGIIFLYSVISKKALQYVHIRHTGIIIFASIIFFIISFLKFRNIFSIKHESKKTFPFYTIAFILPILFACIIPYKPLTLDSLAFHTEIFSQQQQHVTQLPPKPVTPAFRNYRTVM; encoded by the coding sequence ATGAATAAAAAACGTCTTTGCTTTAATAATATTTCCTTTGAACAAATTGTACAAGGTATAATTTTATTTGCTTTCGGAATTATTTTTTTATATTCGGTAATCTCAAAAAAAGCCTTACAATACGTCCACATAAGGCATACCGGAATTATTATCTTTGCGTCAATAATTTTTTTTATTATTTCTTTTTTAAAATTCCGCAACATTTTTTCTATAAAACACGAATCGAAAAAAACTTTTCCGTTTTATACAATCGCCTTTATTTTACCGATATTATTTGCCTGTATAATTCCGTATAAACCCCTAACGCTGGATTCTCTTGCCTTTCATACGGAAATTTTTTCACAACAACAGCAGCACGTTACTCAATTGCCGCCGAAACCCGTAACCCCCGCCTTCCGGAATTACAGGACGGTTATGTAA
- a CDS encoding permease produces MQNFISVINTVFLSILLQAFPFMLLGAIISSILHIFVSDKFVIKIFPSKNGLGFLTALFGGLCFPVCECASVPVISGLIKKGVAMPIAITFMLAAPILNPISIMSTLYAFPDKPMVMIYRIFFGIVTALAIGLFLLFYPKSKYLKEDGKIEPSCSCGCAHTHSDKETETHHVHCSCNSGNHNCDDKSREDIRFGENLKELFLHTGEEFFNAGKYLIFGALVTAIIRVCVPADFFIKFTAGNSYTGIALMMLFAFLFSACSTSDAFIARSFYGNFSLFSVMGFLVYGPMMDIKNIFMLLSFFKKQFVIELAIIITVLNFIFVTALGFIFL; encoded by the coding sequence ATGCAAAATTTTATTTCTGTTATTAACACGGTTTTTTTAAGTATATTGCTGCAAGCCTTCCCCTTTATGCTGCTCGGAGCAATTATTTCTTCAATATTACATATTTTTGTTTCGGATAAATTCGTAATAAAAATATTCCCGAGCAAAAACGGACTCGGCTTTTTAACGGCTCTTTTCGGAGGACTTTGCTTCCCGGTATGCGAATGCGCTTCCGTACCCGTAATTTCCGGATTGATAAAAAAAGGCGTTGCTATGCCTATTGCAATTACCTTTATGCTTGCAGCCCCAATATTAAATCCTATTTCCATTATGTCTACTCTCTATGCATTCCCCGACAAACCTATGGTTATGATATATAGAATTTTTTTCGGTATTGTAACGGCTCTTGCAATAGGGCTTTTTCTTTTATTTTATCCTAAATCAAAGTACTTAAAAGAAGACGGCAAAATAGAGCCTTCCTGTTCCTGCGGTTGCGCTCATACACATTCCGATAAAGAAACGGAAACACATCATGTACATTGCAGCTGCAATTCCGGCAATCATAATTGCGATGATAAAAGCCGTGAAGATATACGCTTCGGAGAAAATTTAAAAGAGCTTTTTTTACACACCGGAGAGGAATTTTTTAATGCGGGTAAATATTTAATTTTCGGAGCCTTGGTTACCGCAATTATACGTGTATGCGTTCCTGCCGATTTTTTTATAAAATTTACGGCGGGAAATTCTTATACGGGCATTGCCCTTATGATGTTATTCGCATTTTTGTTTTCAGCTTGTTCAACCTCGGACGCTTTTATTGCAAGAAGTTTTTACGGAAATTTTTCCCTGTTTTCCGTTATGGGGTTTCTCGTATACGGGCCGATGATGGATATAAAAAATATTTTTATGCTGCTCTCATTTTTTAAAAAGCAATTTGTAATCGAACTTGCAATTATAATTACCGTATTGAATTTTATTTTCGTAACGGCTTTGGGCTTTATTTTTTTATAA
- the dnaE gene encoding DNA polymerase III subunit alpha, protein MESNFVHLHVHSDFSLLDGAASVKKLVAKAAELGQPALALTDHGNMFGAVVFYKACNEKGIKPIIGCEVYVAVGSRFEKKEAPNGKKYYHLILLAKNETGYRNLMLLCSKGFIEGMYYKPRIDEELLERHSEGLICLSACIAGELPVLLLNGETEKAEEHIRKYRKIFGAENYFIEIQDHGIKEEKRASKLLIEIARRIGVPLVVTNDIHYAEKKDAEAQDILLCIGMKKLKDDTNRMKFEGKEFYFKSEEEMAALFPEYPEAMLNTVRIADMCNLKIPQPGPILPIYEIPEGFSSKEDYIRSLAEEGLKKRYAEITPEIKERLDYELGVVIKMDFVGYFLIVWDFINWAKNNNIPVGPGRGSGAGSILAYALRITDIDPLKYNLLFERFLNPERVSMPDFDVDFCFERRQEVIDYVRKKYGDENVGQIITFGTLKAKAVVKDVGRVLNVPLADVNAITKLIPDKPLSEDVKAVSLKYAIDIVPELKAMSEEQAYKELFEKSLVLEGSNRNTGLHAAGIVIGKTALTDYVPLYKDSKTGKVATQFTMDLIEDCGLVKMDFLGLKTLTLIKHTEALIHKRGGEWQSFSIENIDYSDKKTFEMLSEGKAAAVFQFESQGMQNILKRAKPNKMEDLIALNALYRPGPMDYINQFIESKFDHSKIKYPDPCLEDILSETYGVIVYQEQVMQVAQRIAGYTLGQADILRRAMGKKKIEVMKTEKEKFIAGALQKGFSKADADRIFEILIPFAGYGFNKSHAAAYSVLAFQTAYLKAHFPAEFMAANLTNEITTADKLPEYIAEAEKMGLKILPPDINQSDPYFSVSEDGNIVFGLMGIKGVGLQAATELSEERRKNGKYKSFLDFLERNDLHTQNKRCLEVMIKTGCFDGLGQVRSALILNMEKAVAYAAQKKESSSTGQASLFEDSGIKEFSDFIFEPIEDFPQKEKLRLEKELMGFYISGHPLDEYRKVIENSETLNIAHLSRAISKKKYVLVGMLTGVRPYQTKKGKPMGFGTFEDLNGAIDLVFFSDTWEKSRAKLLPETVCGFSGTVDNSREGAASFLVDEVIDINSLQQKAISEVHIELDPNITLEQELVHLKDFLYERSGSCDVYIHTKEEGFDYIIKASPQLKVPATPDFAEELKVQFGVSQIWLE, encoded by the coding sequence ATGGAAAGTAATTTCGTTCATCTTCATGTTCATTCGGATTTTTCGCTTTTAGACGGAGCGGCTTCGGTAAAAAAACTTGTAGCAAAGGCGGCGGAGTTGGGACAACCGGCTTTGGCATTGACCGACCACGGTAATATGTTCGGAGCCGTCGTGTTTTATAAGGCATGTAATGAAAAAGGAATAAAACCTATAATAGGCTGCGAGGTATATGTTGCTGTAGGCAGCCGCTTTGAAAAAAAAGAAGCGCCCAACGGGAAAAAATATTATCATCTTATTCTTCTTGCAAAAAATGAAACGGGTTACCGTAATTTAATGCTTTTATGCTCCAAAGGTTTTATTGAAGGTATGTATTATAAACCGCGTATAGACGAAGAACTTTTAGAGCGGCACTCGGAAGGCCTTATTTGTCTTTCCGCTTGTATTGCGGGGGAACTGCCGGTGCTTTTACTTAACGGCGAAACGGAAAAGGCTGAAGAGCATATACGCAAGTACCGTAAAATTTTCGGAGCCGAAAATTATTTTATAGAAATACAAGACCACGGAATAAAAGAAGAAAAAAGGGCTTCAAAGCTTTTAATAGAAATAGCCCGTAGAATCGGTGTTCCGCTTGTAGTAACAAACGATATTCATTATGCGGAAAAAAAAGATGCCGAAGCGCAGGATATTCTTTTATGTATCGGAATGAAAAAACTGAAAGACGATACAAACCGTATGAAATTTGAAGGTAAGGAATTCTACTTTAAATCGGAAGAAGAAATGGCAGCCCTTTTTCCCGAATATCCTGAAGCAATGCTTAATACTGTACGCATTGCGGATATGTGTAATTTAAAAATTCCGCAGCCGGGCCCTATTCTTCCCATATATGAAATTCCCGAAGGCTTCAGTTCAAAAGAGGACTATATCCGCAGCTTGGCTGAAGAGGGATTAAAAAAACGCTATGCCGAAATTACGCCTGAAATAAAAGAAAGGTTGGATTATGAATTGGGCGTAGTAATTAAGATGGACTTTGTCGGTTATTTTTTAATTGTTTGGGATTTTATTAACTGGGCAAAAAATAACAACATTCCCGTAGGTCCGGGGCGCGGTTCCGGAGCGGGCTCTATTTTAGCTTATGCTCTAAGAATTACCGATATAGACCCCTTAAAGTACAATTTACTTTTTGAACGGTTTTTAAATCCTGAACGCGTTTCAATGCCGGACTTTGATGTGGATTTTTGCTTCGAAAGAAGGCAAGAGGTAATCGATTATGTGCGTAAAAAATACGGAGATGAAAACGTAGGTCAAATTATTACCTTCGGAACCTTAAAAGCGAAAGCCGTTGTAAAAGATGTAGGGCGAGTTTTAAATGTTCCGCTTGCCGATGTAAATGCAATTACAAAACTTATTCCCGATAAGCCTCTTTCGGAAGATGTAAAAGCCGTTTCTTTAAAATATGCGATAGATATAGTACCCGAGTTAAAAGCGATGTCGGAAGAACAGGCATATAAGGAACTTTTTGAAAAGTCGCTGGTGCTTGAGGGTTCAAACAGAAATACGGGCCTTCATGCAGCCGGCATAGTTATAGGTAAAACGGCCTTAACCGATTATGTTCCGCTTTATAAAGATTCCAAGACGGGAAAAGTCGCAACGCAATTTACTATGGATTTAATTGAGGATTGCGGACTTGTAAAGATGGACTTTTTAGGTTTAAAAACTTTAACCCTTATAAAGCATACCGAAGCATTGATTCATAAACGCGGCGGCGAGTGGCAAAGTTTTTCAATAGAAAATATAGATTATTCCGATAAAAAAACTTTTGAAATGCTGAGCGAAGGTAAGGCGGCCGCGGTATTTCAATTTGAAAGTCAGGGAATGCAGAATATTTTAAAGCGTGCCAAGCCGAATAAAATGGAAGACTTAATAGCTTTAAATGCCTTATACAGACCGGGCCCTATGGATTACATAAACCAATTTATAGAATCGAAGTTTGACCATTCTAAAATAAAATATCCCGACCCGTGTTTGGAAGATATTCTTTCGGAAACATACGGTGTTATAGTTTATCAGGAGCAGGTTATGCAAGTTGCGCAGCGTATTGCAGGTTATACGCTGGGACAAGCGGATATTTTACGCCGCGCAATGGGAAAGAAAAAAATTGAAGTTATGAAAACCGAAAAGGAAAAATTTATTGCGGGGGCTTTACAAAAGGGTTTTTCTAAAGCCGATGCGGATAGAATTTTCGAAATTCTTATTCCTTTCGCAGGTTACGGTTTTAATAAAAGTCATGCGGCGGCATATTCGGTTTTGGCGTTTCAAACGGCATATTTAAAAGCTCACTTTCCCGCCGAATTTATGGCGGCTAACTTAACCAATGAAATTACTACAGCCGATAAATTACCGGAATACATTGCCGAAGCCGAAAAAATGGGGCTTAAAATTCTTCCGCCCGATATAAATCAGTCAGACCCTTATTTCAGCGTTTCGGAAGACGGAAATATAGTATTCGGTCTTATGGGAATAAAGGGAGTGGGTTTACAGGCTGCAACGGAGCTTTCCGAAGAAAGGCGTAAAAACGGAAAATATAAATCGTTTTTGGATTTTTTGGAAAGAAATGATTTACATACTCAAAATAAACGCTGTCTTGAGGTAATGATAAAAACGGGCTGTTTTGACGGTTTGGGGCAAGTCCGTTCTGCGCTTATTCTTAATATGGAAAAGGCCGTAGCTTATGCCGCTCAAAAAAAAGAAAGCTCTTCTACCGGGCAGGCCAGTTTATTTGAAGATTCCGGTATTAAAGAATTTTCCGATTTTATTTTTGAGCCTATTGAAGATTTTCCGCAAAAGGAAAAACTCAGGCTTGAAAAAGAGCTTATGGGTTTTTATATTTCCGGTCACCCCTTGGACGAGTATAGAAAGGTAATTGAAAATTCGGAAACTCTTAATATAGCACACCTTTCGCGCGCAATTTCAAAAAAGAAGTATGTGCTTGTAGGAATGCTTACGGGAGTACGCCCCTATCAAACGAAAAAAGGAAAACCTATGGGCTTCGGAACCTTTGAAGATTTAAACGGAGCTATCGACCTCGTGTTTTTTTCCGATACGTGGGAAAAATCAAGGGCAAAACTCTTGCCTGAAACCGTTTGCGGATTTTCGGGTACTGTGGATAACTCAAGAGAGGGAGCCGCTTCTTTTTTGGTAGATGAGGTTATAGATATTAACAGCTTACAGCAAAAAGCAATCAGTGAAGTTCATATAGAATTGGACCCGAATATAACTTTGGAACAGGAGCTTGTTCATTTAAAGGATTTTTTATATGAAAGGAGCGGTTCTTGCGATGTTTATATTCATACGAAAGAAGAAGGTTTCGATTATATTATAAAAGCGTCTCCGCAGTTAAAGGTGCCTGCAACACCCGATTTTGCGGAAGAATTAAAAGTACAGTTCGGTGTTTCTCAAATTTGGCTTGAGTAA